From one Bacillus sp. FJAT-42376 genomic stretch:
- a CDS encoding YkuS family protein, with product MPRIGVEQSLTNVEEALKSMGYDVVQIRSEEDAQNCDCCVVTGLDNNIMGISNTVTEGSVIEASGLSAEEICQQVQHRFNQ from the coding sequence ATGCCAAGAATAGGTGTAGAGCAATCATTGACAAATGTTGAAGAAGCTTTAAAATCCATGGGCTATGATGTGGTTCAAATCCGCAGTGAAGAAGACGCTCAAAACTGCGACTGCTGTGTGGTAACAGGTCTGGACAACAACATCATGGGGATCAGCAACACGGTTACTGAAGGTTCTGTTATTGAAGCGAGCGGATTATCAGCCGAAGAAATCTGCCAGCAGGTACAGCATCGTTTTAATCAATAA
- a CDS encoding mechanosensitive ion channel family protein, with product MDIIQKINWAGLLTNAGIIVLKLVIILVAFLIVKAIGNRIIERSFQKVQNRQQISPGRAMTLQSLTLNVFGYILVFIFVVMVFQVFEYDATALLAGAGVVGLAIGFGAQGLVSDVVTGFFLLLERQLDVGDYITTAGFSGIVEQVGLRTTQIRGFDGTLHYVPNREITNLSNHTRGNMRALVDIGISYDDDIDHAIKVMQDVCDKMAAEMPVIVEGPNVIGVQALGASDVVIRVIAKTENGEQWGAERALRKAFKEAFDANGIEIPFPHQVYMEKKDPSGKE from the coding sequence ATGGACATCATACAAAAAATTAATTGGGCTGGTTTGCTGACAAACGCGGGAATCATTGTATTGAAACTTGTCATCATTCTAGTCGCTTTTCTTATTGTCAAAGCAATCGGGAACCGGATCATTGAAAGGTCCTTCCAAAAAGTCCAAAACCGGCAGCAGATATCTCCCGGACGTGCCATGACCCTGCAAAGCCTCACGTTAAATGTATTTGGATACATACTTGTTTTCATCTTTGTCGTCATGGTTTTCCAAGTCTTTGAATACGACGCTACCGCTCTTCTTGCCGGTGCCGGCGTAGTCGGTCTTGCCATCGGCTTCGGCGCACAAGGTCTTGTGAGTGACGTTGTTACAGGTTTCTTCTTATTATTGGAACGCCAGCTGGATGTCGGAGATTATATAACTACAGCAGGTTTCTCAGGGATCGTAGAGCAGGTCGGCCTGAGGACAACTCAAATCAGGGGATTTGACGGAACGCTGCATTATGTACCGAACCGGGAAATCACAAACTTGAGCAACCATACAAGAGGCAACATGAGAGCACTCGTCGACATTGGAATTTCATACGACGACGACATCGACCACGCAATTAAGGTCATGCAGGATGTATGCGATAAAATGGCTGCCGAAATGCCTGTAATTGTGGAAGGGCCGAACGTTATAGGGGTTCAGGCACTCGGTGCTTCCGACGTTGTTATCCGCGTTATCGCCAAAACAGAAAACGGCGAGCAATGGGGAGCGGAACGCGCATTGCGAAAAGCATTTAAAGAAGCTTTCGATGCTAATGGAATCGAAATCCCTTTTCCTCATCAAGTCTACATGGAGAAAAAAGATCCTTCCGGGAAAGAGTAA
- the ahpA gene encoding biofilm-specific peroxidase AhpA, which produces MAERMVGKQAPRFEMEAVMANKEFGKVSLEENMKNDKWTVLFFYPMDFTFVCPTEITAMSDRYDEFEDLDAEVIGLSTDTIHTHLAWINTDRKDNGLGDLRYPLAADTNHAVSRDYGVLIEEEGVALRGLFIINPEGELQYQTVFHNNIGRDVDETLRVLQALQTGGLCPANWKPGQATL; this is translated from the coding sequence ATGGCAGAACGTATGGTAGGAAAACAAGCACCACGTTTTGAAATGGAAGCTGTAATGGCTAACAAAGAATTTGGCAAAGTAAGTCTTGAAGAGAACATGAAGAACGATAAATGGACGGTTCTTTTCTTCTATCCAATGGATTTCACATTTGTCTGCCCGACTGAAATCACAGCGATGTCAGACCGCTATGATGAATTTGAAGATCTTGATGCTGAAGTAATTGGTCTTTCTACAGATACAATCCACACTCACTTAGCTTGGATTAACACAGACCGCAAAGATAACGGTCTTGGAGATCTCCGCTACCCGCTTGCGGCAGATACGAACCATGCAGTTTCACGTGATTATGGCGTTTTGATTGAAGAGGAAGGCGTAGCGCTTCGCGGACTGTTTATTATCAATCCGGAAGGCGAGCTTCAATATCAAACCGTGTTCCATAACAACATCGGCCGTGACGTGGATGAAACACTTCGTGTGCTTCAAGCACTTCAAACAGGCGGACTTTGCCCGGCTAACTGGAAACCGGGACAAGCTACACTTTAA
- a CDS encoding TlpA disulfide reductase family protein, translated as MKLREPMPELNGAVEWLNGQVTKEDLTGEKPTLIHFWSVSCHLCKEAMPQVNQFRDEYKDKLNVVAVHMPRSEDDLNLDSIKKTAEEHGIHQPIFVDSEHKLTDAFENQYVPAYYVFDKEGNLRHFQAGGSGMKMLEKRVNRVLAETENAE; from the coding sequence ATGAAACTACGTGAACCAATGCCGGAATTAAACGGTGCTGTTGAATGGCTGAACGGCCAAGTGACGAAAGAGGATTTGACTGGTGAGAAACCGACTCTGATCCATTTCTGGTCTGTAAGCTGCCATCTTTGCAAAGAAGCGATGCCTCAGGTCAATCAGTTCCGTGATGAGTATAAAGACAAATTGAATGTGGTGGCTGTTCATATGCCTCGTTCTGAAGACGATCTTAATCTGGATTCTATTAAGAAAACAGCGGAAGAGCATGGAATTCACCAGCCGATTTTTGTAGACAGTGAGCACAAGCTGACCGATGCTTTTGAAAATCAATATGTACCTGCTTATTACGTTTTTGACAAGGAAGGCAACCTTCGCCACTTCCAGGCAGGCGGCAGCGGGATGAAAATGCTTGAAAAGCGTGTAAACCGCGTACTCGCTGAAACAGAGAACGCTGAATAA
- a CDS encoding cold-shock protein, whose protein sequence is METGTVKWFNSEKGFGFIQLEDGNDVFVHFSAIQGEGFKTLEEGQKVEFNVVEGQRGPQAENVVKL, encoded by the coding sequence ATGGAAACAGGTACAGTAAAATGGTTTAACTCAGAAAAAGGATTCGGATTCATCCAACTTGAAGATGGAAACGATGTATTCGTTCACTTCAGCGCTATCCAAGGCGAAGGCTTCAAAACTCTTGAAGAAGGCCAAAAAGTTGAATTCAACGTTGTTGAAGGCCAACGCGGACCTCAAGCAGAAAACGTTGTAAAACTTTAA
- a CDS encoding GrpB family protein: MRIELVPYQDKWATEFKLLQNKLSNRLTALAPVIEHIGSTSVPGLWAKPILDIMVGLKSEEELDQLVTLLEGDDFHYIPAYNAGTPFRRFFIGVKSGSHEGMVPHKDRSSHIHAVPVHSDWWREHLLFRDYLISDARARNEYAEVKRELSRLEWKDGNEYAAAKQEIICRILEEAKKARGMKGNSVI; the protein is encoded by the coding sequence GTGAGAATAGAATTGGTGCCTTATCAGGATAAGTGGGCCACGGAATTCAAGCTGCTTCAGAATAAGCTGTCAAACAGGCTTACAGCTCTTGCTCCTGTCATTGAACATATAGGGAGTACTTCAGTACCGGGTTTATGGGCAAAACCTATTCTAGATATTATGGTCGGACTGAAGTCAGAAGAAGAATTAGATCAATTGGTGACTTTGCTTGAGGGCGATGATTTTCATTATATCCCGGCTTATAATGCCGGTACTCCGTTCAGACGTTTCTTTATAGGGGTGAAAAGCGGGAGCCATGAAGGAATGGTCCCGCATAAGGATCGTTCATCCCATATACATGCGGTTCCTGTCCATTCGGATTGGTGGAGAGAACATCTTCTGTTCAGAGATTATTTGATCAGCGATGCTCGAGCACGAAACGAGTATGCTGAAGTAAAAAGGGAACTGAGCAGATTGGAGTGGAAGGATGGAAATGAATATGCGGCTGCCAAGCAGGAAATCATTTGCAGAATTTTGGAAGAGGCAAAAAAGGCACGGGGTATGAAGGGGAACTCAGTCATCTAA
- a CDS encoding ABC transporter ATP-binding protein: MNALKNLTSYCGSFKSGFYPLLLFTLLLSVTIPAGLLFLQMMIDKILLNEAPVFLSAVIMGMLTAVSCTAAVMQRKRADVLQMKIENELNRALYEQLNIRSVFTFDLVKMDKFMAAFHSDLLMIQQTLSKGIFGVLGFSVRFIISAAILLIYSAPLALCLIPFLVISGALIVRRSAIPSASASEWMRQPFLRLDKNHQPRLFSGRTLKAVVLIWCVFISGCAVFIRASGGLTAGELAASLCMLWLIAMPLLFTKSGVARMADAGIAARRVLSVLEPAEDLVFIKGRGQLKLDRVSFAYSEKEVLSGVCIEGVSGKTIGIVGERGAGKTSLAHIISGFYKPSSGTVTIDGTDIYRDPLGSAAAVVFEHSSFRTASVKANLAFGLTETPMSEIIHAAKMAQVHNFIMELPEQYNTILDRSVHLSRDCCQRLAIARALCLNPDVLVLDDAASCIDLAAFRRIFEAIKERKGRRTLIILSDSPESVCLADEIIVLCDGAVSERGTHNDLLQKGGVYRRMYDRCGSAPAYPLQ, from the coding sequence ATGAATGCATTAAAAAATCTTACTTCCTATTGCGGCTCCTTCAAAAGCGGTTTCTATCCGCTCCTTCTTTTTACTCTCCTTCTTTCTGTCACCATCCCGGCCGGCTTGCTTTTTCTGCAGATGATGATTGATAAAATCCTGTTAAATGAAGCACCCGTTTTCCTGTCTGCGGTGATCATGGGCATGTTGACTGCAGTATCCTGTACAGCGGCCGTGATGCAAAGGAAAAGGGCGGACGTCTTACAGATGAAAATAGAGAATGAATTGAATCGGGCACTCTATGAACAGTTAAACATCCGTTCGGTGTTTACTTTTGATCTTGTAAAAATGGATAAATTTATGGCGGCATTCCATTCAGATCTCTTAATGATCCAGCAAACGCTGTCCAAAGGAATATTCGGGGTTCTGGGATTCTCTGTCCGTTTCATCATCAGTGCGGCGATTTTATTAATCTATTCCGCTCCGCTTGCCCTTTGCTTAATTCCGTTTCTGGTGATAAGCGGAGCGCTTATCGTACGCCGTTCAGCAATACCCTCCGCTTCTGCCTCTGAATGGATGCGGCAGCCTTTTTTAAGGCTGGACAAGAATCATCAGCCTCGGCTTTTTTCGGGCAGGACATTAAAGGCAGTAGTACTCATCTGGTGTGTGTTTATTTCCGGGTGCGCCGTTTTTATAAGAGCTTCCGGCGGGCTGACGGCAGGGGAATTAGCTGCATCTCTTTGTATGCTCTGGCTAATAGCCATGCCTTTATTGTTTACTAAATCCGGAGTGGCCAGAATGGCGGACGCGGGGATTGCAGCGCGGCGGGTCTTATCTGTACTGGAGCCTGCAGAGGACTTGGTTTTCATTAAAGGGAGAGGCCAATTAAAACTGGACCGGGTCTCGTTTGCCTATTCTGAAAAAGAGGTTTTATCAGGAGTATGTATAGAAGGAGTATCAGGAAAAACGATCGGCATAGTAGGAGAAAGGGGGGCGGGAAAAACGTCCCTTGCCCACATAATAAGCGGATTTTACAAGCCTTCAAGCGGTACAGTCACCATTGACGGAACGGATATATACCGGGATCCCCTCGGATCGGCTGCTGCTGTCGTTTTTGAGCATTCTTCTTTCCGGACCGCTTCGGTAAAAGCAAATCTGGCTTTCGGTTTAACCGAAACTCCAATGAGTGAAATCATCCATGCGGCCAAGATGGCCCAAGTGCATAATTTTATTATGGAGCTTCCTGAACAGTACAACACCATTCTGGATCGTTCCGTTCATCTGTCAAGAGATTGCTGCCAGCGTCTTGCCATCGCACGGGCGTTGTGTCTAAATCCGGACGTTTTGGTTCTGGATGATGCGGCAAGCTGTATAGATCTGGCTGCCTTCCGGAGAATTTTTGAGGCAATCAAAGAGAGGAAAGGCAGAAGGACCTTAATCATTCTGTCCGATTCACCTGAATCGGTGTGTCTTGCGGATGAGATTATCGTGCTTTGCGATGGCGCCGTCTCTGAACGGGGGACACATAATGACCTGCTGCAAAAAGGGGGAGTATACAGACGGATGTATGACCGCTGCGGATCGGCTCCTGCTTATCCCCTCCAATGA
- a CDS encoding sodium-dependent transporter — protein sequence MNQSEQWSSKLGFILASAGSAIGIGAIWKLPYVAGTSGGGAFFLLFILFTALIGLPLLLGEFVIGRSTQKEAIRSYQSLVPGTAWSYIGYLGVITSFILLSFYSVVGGWILQYLYYSVTGQLSGGGDFADLFSASIANPYLAVGSQLLFMLLTIIVVARGISSGIEKANKFMMPALFIIFIVIIIRSLTLDHAMEGVAFFLQPDFSKLTSESVLAAMGQAFFSLSVGVSVMLTYASYLDKTQNLPKSAISIVIMNIVISLLAGLAIFPAVFSEGMKPEAGPGLLFVILPAIFGQIPFGSVFMTLFLALFLFATLTSAFSMLEILVASIAKGKQERRTKLSWTGGLLIFAAGIPAALSFGVLGEISIFGKNIFDAADFLVSNILLPVGALLIALFIPWKMDKKMLKSELEKGAGSASAWFSLWLFILKFIIPIAIILVFLDALSVI from the coding sequence ATGAATCAATCAGAGCAATGGTCTTCAAAACTTGGGTTTATTCTCGCTTCAGCCGGTTCTGCGATTGGAATCGGAGCGATATGGAAGCTTCCGTATGTAGCGGGAACAAGCGGCGGGGGAGCCTTCTTTCTGCTGTTTATTCTATTTACCGCACTAATCGGTCTGCCGCTTCTGCTCGGGGAATTTGTCATCGGGAGAAGTACACAAAAGGAAGCCATTCGTTCCTATCAGTCACTTGTACCAGGCACTGCGTGGTCATACATAGGTTATCTCGGTGTCATCACCAGCTTTATCCTGCTTTCTTTTTACAGTGTTGTAGGAGGCTGGATTCTGCAGTATTTGTATTACAGCGTAACAGGCCAGCTGTCGGGCGGAGGTGATTTCGCCGATTTATTCAGCGCATCCATCGCAAATCCTTATCTGGCAGTCGGATCACAGCTATTATTTATGCTGCTGACCATCATTGTAGTGGCGAGGGGTATCTCGAGCGGGATCGAAAAAGCGAATAAATTTATGATGCCGGCATTGTTTATCATTTTTATCGTCATTATTATCCGGTCTCTTACACTTGACCATGCCATGGAAGGGGTTGCCTTTTTCCTTCAGCCTGATTTTTCCAAACTGACATCGGAGTCGGTACTTGCGGCAATGGGGCAGGCATTCTTTTCTTTAAGTGTCGGGGTTTCCGTTATGCTCACGTATGCTTCTTATCTGGATAAGACACAGAATCTGCCGAAGTCTGCCATTTCCATTGTTATCATGAATATCGTCATTTCTTTGCTTGCGGGGCTTGCCATCTTTCCGGCTGTCTTTTCAGAAGGGATGAAGCCGGAAGCAGGGCCGGGACTGCTGTTTGTCATTCTGCCTGCCATTTTCGGGCAAATACCGTTTGGCTCTGTTTTTATGACGCTCTTTCTTGCTCTTTTCCTTTTTGCTACATTAACTTCTGCTTTTTCCATGCTTGAAATATTGGTCGCATCCATTGCAAAAGGAAAGCAGGAAAGAAGAACGAAGCTTTCATGGACAGGCGGTCTGCTGATTTTTGCTGCAGGGATTCCGGCAGCTCTGTCTTTCGGAGTGCTTGGAGAGATCAGCATTTTCGGGAAAAATATTTTTGATGCAGCAGATTTTCTTGTCAGCAACATTCTGCTGCCAGTAGGGGCTCTGCTGATCGCCCTTTTTATTCCGTGGAAAATGGATAAAAAGATGCTGAAGAGCGAGCTTGAAAAAGGAGCGGGCAGTGCTTCTGCATGGTTTTCCCTTTGGCTGTTCATCCTTAAATTTATCATCCCGATTGCGATTATTTTAGTTTTCCTTGATGCACTGAGCGTGATCTGA
- a CDS encoding winged helix-turn-helix transcriptional regulator, which yields MKKYNIPVEAALEVIGGKWKVVILCHLIKATRRTGELKRLMPGITQKMLTQQLRELEDDCVIERKVYNQVPPKVEYSLTDYGWSLKEILDSLCAWGEQHIERVYPDKNEVLMSQPEQDELHVH from the coding sequence ATGAAAAAATACAATATTCCCGTTGAGGCAGCTCTGGAAGTGATCGGAGGAAAATGGAAGGTAGTCATTCTCTGTCACCTTATTAAAGCAACAAGGAGAACAGGTGAATTAAAAAGGCTAATGCCCGGGATTACCCAAAAAATGCTGACACAGCAGCTTCGGGAACTGGAAGATGACTGTGTCATTGAAAGAAAAGTGTATAATCAGGTTCCCCCTAAAGTGGAATACTCCCTGACTGATTACGGCTGGTCTCTGAAAGAGATCCTTGATTCTTTATGCGCATGGGGTGAACAGCACATCGAACGCGTTTATCCGGATAAAAACGAAGTCCTCATGTCCCAGCCGGAGCAAGATGAATTGCATGTCCACTAA
- a CDS encoding FtsW/RodA/SpoVE family cell cycle protein, translating to MEREKNSLNQQFDYQLAFLLFLLFCTSMIAIYGAGLTTTQYSSNPAFFVIRQLINYIIGCGIVAIVMFFDSEQLQKLTWYLYGFGIFLLLLLMVSPDSIAPVKNGAKSWFDLKFTTIQPSEFMKTFVILAISSVVIKHHQKTQMKTIGSDLFLLVKIGAAAGFPLILIMKQDLGTSLVLIAITAGMILVSGISWKIITVVYSSIALVAMTILYLVLQQQELIRKLTGIREYQFGRIYSWLNPEQYGSKEGFHLLNSMKAIGSGQIFGKGLGNSDVRIPESHTDFIFAVIGEQFGFLGTSIVISLFFLLIYHLIKVAMETAEPFNSYICAGVISMFVFHVLQNAGMTVGLLPITGIPLPFISYGGSSLMGSMMAIGLIFGIRYHHRTSMFSDN from the coding sequence ATGGAAAGAGAAAAAAATTCGCTGAATCAGCAGTTTGACTATCAGCTGGCTTTTTTGCTGTTTTTGCTATTTTGCACAAGTATGATTGCCATTTACGGTGCAGGGCTGACCACTACTCAATATTCGTCAAATCCTGCCTTCTTCGTCATCCGGCAATTAATCAATTACATAATCGGCTGCGGAATCGTTGCGATTGTTATGTTTTTCGATTCTGAACAGCTTCAGAAGCTGACATGGTACTTATACGGATTCGGAATCTTCCTTCTGCTGCTTCTGATGGTTTCACCGGATTCCATTGCACCGGTGAAGAATGGAGCGAAGAGCTGGTTTGATTTGAAGTTTACGACCATACAGCCTTCTGAATTTATGAAAACCTTTGTCATCCTTGCAATCAGCAGCGTGGTCATTAAACATCATCAAAAAACTCAAATGAAAACGATTGGTTCCGACTTGTTTCTTCTTGTTAAAATTGGGGCGGCTGCAGGCTTTCCGCTTATCCTGATCATGAAGCAGGATCTGGGGACATCACTCGTACTCATTGCCATCACGGCAGGAATGATTCTGGTTTCAGGCATTTCATGGAAAATCATCACTGTGGTTTATTCATCTATCGCCCTTGTCGCCATGACCATTCTGTACCTGGTCCTCCAGCAGCAGGAACTAATCAGGAAACTTACAGGGATCAGGGAATATCAATTCGGACGGATTTACTCCTGGCTGAATCCCGAACAATACGGATCAAAGGAAGGCTTTCATCTGCTTAACTCGATGAAAGCGATTGGCTCGGGACAGATTTTCGGAAAAGGACTTGGAAACAGCGATGTCCGCATACCGGAAAGCCATACCGATTTTATCTTTGCAGTCATTGGCGAGCAATTCGGATTTCTCGGTACAAGTATCGTCATCAGCCTGTTCTTCCTGCTGATCTATCATTTAATTAAAGTAGCGATGGAAACAGCAGAACCTTTTAACAGCTATATTTGCGCGGGCGTAATCAGCATGTTCGTCTTCCACGTTCTTCAAAATGCAGGAATGACCGTCGGACTGTTGCCTATTACTGGGATTCCCCTTCCTTTTATCAGCTATGGAGGAAGCTCCCTGATGGGCAGCATGATGGCGATCGGACTGATATTCGGAATCCGTTATCACCATCGGACATCTATGTTCTCGGATAATTAG
- a CDS encoding LysE family transporter, with protein sequence MTVLSLILTPLVLGISLAAPVGPVKLEMIKKGLAGGFWPCWLTGLGALTADLLYIISIAGGLLPIFKNPAVSAGLTVIGVYLLFKLGIKSIHSFFHKEFVLDSPNMVHSLKKSFASGFLIAFSNPFNFLFWFGIYGAALSRFPAEAELFHMALYSFFIVFGIFLWNLNVAFTVHFARRLISIRVIKTISLAAGVMLLAFSCKLAWDFISAFL encoded by the coding sequence ATGACAGTGCTATCACTAATCCTGACACCGTTAGTTCTCGGAATCAGTCTTGCAGCGCCGGTCGGTCCGGTAAAGCTTGAAATGATTAAAAAAGGGCTTGCTGGCGGATTCTGGCCATGCTGGCTTACCGGGCTCGGGGCTTTAACTGCAGACTTGCTTTATATCATCTCCATTGCGGGAGGACTGCTTCCGATTTTTAAAAATCCGGCTGTATCAGCAGGATTAACCGTTATAGGAGTGTACCTTTTGTTTAAACTCGGCATAAAAAGCATTCATTCTTTCTTTCATAAAGAATTTGTTCTCGACAGCCCCAATATGGTTCATTCTCTCAAGAAATCCTTTGCATCCGGTTTTCTGATTGCCTTTTCCAATCCATTTAACTTTTTATTCTGGTTTGGAATATACGGGGCGGCTCTCTCCCGATTCCCAGCAGAAGCAGAGCTTTTTCACATGGCCCTTTATAGTTTTTTTATCGTCTTTGGCATCTTTCTTTGGAACCTGAATGTAGCTTTCACGGTCCACTTTGCGAGAAGGCTCATTTCAATCCGGGTTATCAAAACCATTAGTCTGGCTGCAGGTGTGATGCTGCTTGCCTTTTCCTGCAAGCTTGCATGGGATTTTATTTCCGCTTTTCTTTAA
- the lepB gene encoding signal peptidase I yields MTEKSAPKKKKSPVLEWTIAIVVAVLLAFSIRVFIFEPYVVDGDSMDPTLKNSEKLFVNKAIHYIGEFKRGDIVIINGKENKEHYVKRIIGLPGDTVEVKNDVLYVNGKEVKEPYLNSNRKAAEASGLQLTNDFSEVKVPKDRYFVMGDNRLVSMDSRTGLGLIEVNRVIGKSEFVMLPFNKVRATN; encoded by the coding sequence GTGACGGAAAAGTCAGCACCAAAAAAGAAAAAGAGCCCTGTGCTGGAATGGACAATTGCCATTGTAGTAGCCGTGCTTCTTGCGTTCAGCATCCGTGTTTTTATTTTTGAGCCGTATGTGGTAGATGGAGATTCAATGGATCCTACACTGAAAAACTCTGAAAAGCTCTTCGTTAATAAAGCCATCCATTACATAGGAGAGTTTAAACGGGGTGACATTGTCATCATCAATGGAAAAGAAAATAAAGAGCATTATGTAAAAAGAATCATTGGTCTTCCAGGAGATACAGTAGAAGTGAAAAATGACGTATTGTATGTGAATGGCAAGGAAGTGAAAGAGCCTTACCTAAATTCAAACCGCAAGGCTGCCGAAGCATCAGGCCTCCAGCTTACGAATGATTTTTCGGAAGTGAAAGTTCCAAAGGACCGTTATTTTGTAATGGGAGACAACCGTCTTGTCAGCATGGACAGCCGGACAGGCCTTGGCTTAATTGAAGTAAACCGCGTAATAGGAAAGTCAGAGTTCGTGATGCTTCCTTTCAATAAAGTCCGCGCAACCAATTAA
- a CDS encoding DUF4349 domain-containing protein, with protein sequence MKKLLTGMIICMMALTGCMGDQSSSKKESADKMSGSSGKSEASIAKTEEAAEVKADPALRMPASRKIIYTAEMRIEVSDYEDASLRIQKKAQSAGGYAVSTASSANGERDGLNEGTMTLRIPQDQFSRFLSSIEDSSYKVIEKNAAGQDVTEEFVDLDSRLKAKQAVEARLLEFMKKAGKTEDLLAISKDLAAVQEDIEQLKGRMKYLQNQTDYSTITIHLIESKVVVPGVDNRELNTWQKTQKQFVNSLNGLLYAGSGLVIFFAGNLPVWILLIIIGWAGVYFWKKKRPGKSDS encoded by the coding sequence ATGAAGAAGCTGTTAACCGGGATGATCATATGTATGATGGCATTAACAGGATGCATGGGTGACCAATCATCGTCTAAAAAGGAAAGCGCGGATAAAATGTCGGGCAGTTCGGGAAAAAGTGAAGCCTCTATAGCAAAAACGGAAGAGGCTGCGGAAGTGAAGGCAGATCCGGCGCTTCGAATGCCGGCCAGCCGTAAAATCATCTATACAGCAGAGATGAGGATTGAAGTGAGTGATTATGAAGATGCCTCACTCCGCATTCAAAAGAAAGCACAATCAGCGGGCGGATATGCGGTCAGCACAGCCTCTTCTGCCAACGGCGAAAGAGACGGGCTGAACGAGGGAACGATGACTCTCCGTATTCCGCAGGATCAATTCAGCCGCTTTTTAAGCTCCATTGAAGACAGTTCTTACAAAGTCATTGAAAAAAATGCAGCCGGACAGGATGTCACGGAAGAATTTGTGGACCTTGATTCAAGGCTTAAAGCAAAACAGGCTGTAGAAGCAAGATTGCTCGAGTTTATGAAGAAGGCAGGGAAAACAGAAGATCTACTTGCCATTTCAAAAGATCTCGCAGCGGTGCAGGAAGACATAGAGCAGCTGAAAGGAAGGATGAAGTATTTACAGAATCAAACGGACTATTCGACCATAACGATTCATTTAATTGAGTCGAAGGTGGTTGTTCCGGGAGTGGATAATAGAGAATTAAACACATGGCAGAAAACACAAAAGCAGTTTGTAAACAGTCTGAACGGACTGCTTTATGCAGGATCAGGGCTGGTGATCTTTTTCGCGGGCAATTTGCCGGTTTGGATTCTTTTGATTATCATCGGCTGGGCAGGAGTGTATTTCTGGAAAAAGAAGCGGCCAGGCAAGTCAGATTCATAG